From the Microplitis mediator isolate UGA2020A chromosome 6, iyMicMedi2.1, whole genome shotgun sequence genome, one window contains:
- the LOC130669526 gene encoding uncharacterized protein LOC130669526, whose product MSSEKYPKKITDVKSKINDDEISMCFICSSQSLPEQWKYHKKKEEHLLTLPYFTKNFADYSSDQIKCKLCKDLIPKNLLKNHAVEKHQLMPWYRPADEFVIYFKNFIRPIGNYYYCYLCTKKHKSWHLSLTHVGGKKHQKRLKTYTRLININKAALLSDPDLCKDLAINDIYPFKFTQLQCFSCEEIIDGYETSAEHIASKVHKDKFAKKSRNDIEILSMEERLSWEKSSDINRSKRFTTVGTKTINDDNSGDNNYCDIKSSNSTRSSASRMKIVLKRFTNFIGHGIYNFYCFLRNAALNETDNPASNDQLEIDTNNQVSERDPLLSEYENPDICEYFKNYIFFKNLILEKKHERDFYCFLCQIQLSFEFFPSNIMEHMEDSNHQNLMKENKNIKNIANDLLCTPTFVDLLWMENIDQIDNSSLHCFTCSCSFSSYLHAQEHLDREHSIKPENSLDQAVESVDSFETGDNKMSLNKPDNSVSIDQSVISTGTQISETNSTLSEESPESSSSELNNLFLDEFFKTYIFKGFSDDYYCFLCHKKFPFKFFPSNVKEHIEDANHQNLLKKSKDVKNIADESLCTKNFVELLSRTNIFQVDNSLLYCFTCSCFIRSYFQAQEHLDLEHITKHRNLLNQVFESVHSSETNSKSFLNETDNSVVISSNYSRVSKSKMIPMIETESVFYQYFDNFIFKDFKDYICHLCNKSLPSIVAVMEHMNNVNHQDELANQKKIIIFINTVPREPNVYEKLVRNNIFPFNFRFMKCFTCNTIFFSYKYAERHINSQQHLAYHGPILITSSKSVRQRPNLCPPEVLSNDLSAATSSQSSTCELILWDSARTEVESESLIPLPARSKEKKDLSSNALPLDLYQYNDAKKYSVHCDFCRKRVNSRVLLHVHLSSHFWQLFTDDNIKDLKSLVNLDSGILINFSGGTFCDGQVIPRVITGREDRSKIKNVSKAMKNRNLKNSVAYETRNKKRRKIKLKDLDIDQNDIEKKIDIYKIDEELCHSIQLSLNRVCIINKEEIYCMVCREKVTFSLRIVYEHFRSVQHSYFLMQMVQDHTKFESEPNELSDLHLAREMMEDKSDRHVVCYVCDPVKPFLIPNNIDALTIHIKLFKHQDKMHKLKNNLRQFISNFYSRLEYSWYNAQSYWCVVCTVQFRLENRFHKHLNSSAHQKKCAKFVTSENFVCDFCSTCGILLYGFKNTFTYHANCQFHRYYADKSFYLITRLPTAAEELLINAEQVMTIKLEELDEEAETMRKNEQLLLDDLKNTTSDYIDVKIHPFGSRITGLGSKNSDLDIFLDCDDLYYKGTVSDDISYYLKEVEHSLKQNESIWTIQRVITDCRIPIIKLVHQPTGIDCDLSFTSGLTTENTKLIKMYLDKYSLCKKLILFIKDWINICNLSGEDGISSYAIAWMVIYYLQTKFILPSVADLIKLEGKSCMISGWETGVSKSFTLLDITNDSSFKNLLRGFFIMCAGFDYRNNIFCPLLGRPIRKVDFIVPASLTNLPVEMLPYKNYIKKNKNLDAFRSDAAICVQDPFDLSHNLTKAVKKSTMHRFKTYCSLSTQKLMDNK is encoded by the exons ATGTCTAGTGAAAAATATCCTAAAAAAATAACCGAtgtaaaatctaaaattaatgaCGATGAAATATCGATGTGTTTTATTTGCTCATCACAATCACTTCCGGAACAATGGAAATATCATAAGAAGAAAGAGGAGCATTTATTAACACTACCATATTTTACGAAAAACTTTGCAGATTATTCCAGTGAtcaaattaaatgtaaattatgCAAAGATTTAattcctaaaaatttattgaaaaatcatGCGGTCGAAAAACATCAGTTGATGCCATGGTACAGACCAGCTGATGAGtttgttatatatttcaaaaattttatccgcCCGATAggcaattattattactgttatcTGTGCACTAAGAAACATAAAAGTTGGCATTTATCATTGACACACGTCGGTGgtaaaaaacatcaaaaacgTTTGAAGACTTATACCAGactaataaatatcaataaagcAGCTTTGCTGTCAGATCCTGATCTTTGTAAAGATTTGGCAATCAATGATATTTATCCATTTAAATTCACACAATTGCAATGTTTCTCATGTGAAGAAATCATTGATGGATATGAGACTTCTGCAGAGCATATTGCTAGTAAAGTTCATAAAGATAAATTCGCCAAAAAATCAAGAAACGATATAGAGATATTATCAATGGAAGAACGTTTGAGTTGGGAAAAAAGTTCAGACATAAATAGATCAAAGAGATTTACTACCGTGGGAACTAAAACTATCAATGATGATAATAGTGGAGATAATAATTACTGTGACATTAAATCAAGTAATTCGACGAGATCTTCAGCTTCGAGAATGAAGATTGTTTTGAAACgctttacaaattttattggtCACGGtatctataatttttattgttttttacgCAATGCAGCATTAAACGAAACAGATAATCCAGCATCTAATGATCAACTAGAAATTGATACTAACAACCAAGTGTCTGAAAGAGATCCACTACTCAGTGAGTATGAGAATCCGGACATATGTgaatactttaaaaattatattttctttaaaaatttaattttggaaaaaaaacacGAAAGAGATTTTTACTGCTTTCTGTGTCAAATACAACTGTCATTCGAATTTTTTCCGTCAAATATAATGGAGCATATGGAGGATTCAAATCATCAGAATCtcatgaaagaaaataaaaatatcaagaatATAGCCAATGATCTTTTGTGTACTCCAACTTTTGTCGATTTACTCTGGATGGAAAATATTGATCAAATAGACAATTCTTCGTTGCATTGTTTCACATGTTCATGCTCTTTTTCATCGTACCTTCATGCTCAAGAACACCTTGATCGCGAACATTCAATTAAGCCAGAAAATTCGTTGGATCAAGCTGTTGAATCTGTTGATTCATTTGAAACAGGTGATAATAAAATGTCTCTAAATAAGCCAGACAATTCAGTATCCATTGACCAATCAGTCATCAGTACTGGCACCCAAATATCAGAAACTAATTCAACACTCAGTGAAGAGAGTCCCGAAAGCTCATCATCAGAATTGAACAATCTATTTTTagatgaatttttcaaaacttatatttttaaaggCTTCAGTGACGATTATTATTGCTTTCtatgtcataaaaaatttccgttcaaattttttccatcGAATGTAAAGGAACATATAGAGGATGCAAATCATCAGAATCttctgaaaaaaagtaaagatgTCAAGAATATAGCAGATGAATCTTTGTgcactaaaaattttgttgaattaCTCAGTAgaacaaatatttttcaagttgaCAATTCTTTATTGTATTGCTTCACATGTTCATGCTTTATAAGATCATACTTTCAAGCCCAGGAACATCTTGATCTTGAACATATAACTAAGCaccgaaatttgttgaatcaAGTTTTTGAGTCGGTTCATTCATCTGAAACAAATAGTAAAAGCTTTTTGAACGAGACAGATAATTCAGTCGTAATTAGTAGTAATTATTCCAGAGTATCTAAGAGTAAAATGATTCCAATGATTGAAACGGAAAGTGtgttttatcaatattttgataattttatcttcAAAGACTTTAAGGATTATATCTGTCATCTATGTAATAAAAGTTTGCCGTCGATAGTAGCAGTAATGGAACATATGAATAATGTAAATCATCAAGATGAATTGgcaaatcaaaaaaaaattataatatttattaatacagTTCCACGCGAACCTAATGTTTATGAGAAACTTGtgcgaaataatatttttccctTCAATTTCAGATTCATGAAATGTTTTACGtgtaatactattttttttagttataaatatgCTGAGCGACATATAAATAGTCAACAACATCTAGCATATCATGGGCCTATTTTGATTACATCATCGAAATCAGTAAGACAGAGACCTAATTTGTGTCCACCAGAAGTATTATCCAATGATCTATCAGCAGCTACGAGCAGTCAGTCATCAACTTGTGAATTAATATTATGGGATTCAGCGAGGACTGAAGTTGAGTCTGAATCATTGATTCCACTGCCTGCTAGATCAAAAGAGAAAAAAGACTTATCGTCGAACGCGTTACCACTCGATCTTTATCAATACAATGATGCGAAAAAATATTCAGTGCATTGCGATTTTTGTCGTAAACGTGTGAATTCGCGAGTTCTATTACATGTTCATTTATCAAGTCATTTTTGGCAATTGTTTACAGATGATAATATCAAAGATTTAAAATCTCTTGTCAATCTGGACTCTGGAATTCTGATAAATTTCTCTGGTGGCACATTCTGTGATGGCCAAGTAATTCCGCGTGTTATAACAGGAAGAGAAGATcgttcgaaaataaaaaatgtctcaAAGGCaatgaaaaatagaaatttaaaaaattcggtgGCGTACGAaactcgaaataaaaaaaggcgcaaaattaaattaaaggaTTTGGATATTGATCAaaatgatattgaaaaaaaaattgatatttataaaatagacGAAGAGTTGTGTCATAGTATTCAGTTAAGTTTGAATAGAGTTTGTATCATCAATAAGGAAGAAATTTATTGCATGGTGTGTCGTGAAAAAGTGACATTTTCACTCCGAATCGTCTACGAACATTTTCGTAGTGTCCAGCATTCCTATTTCTTAATGCAAATGGTTCAAGATCACACGAAGTTTGAGAGTGAACCGAATGAATTGAGTGATTTACATCTTGCACGTGAAATGATGGAAGATAAAAGTGATCGACATGTTGTCTGCTACGTCTGCGATCCAGTAAAACCTTTTCTTATTCCAAATAATATCGACGCCTTGACGATTCACATAAAACTATTTAAACATCAAGATAAAatgcataaattaaaaaataatttgcgacaatttatcagtaatttttactcgagACTAGAATACAGTTGGTATAATGCGCAAAGTTATTGGTGCGTAGTTTGCACTGTGCAATTTAGACTTGAAAACAGATTTCACAAACATCTAAATTCATCGGCACATCAGAAAAAGTGCGCGAAATTTGTTACGTCAGAGAATTTTGTATGCGATTTTTGTTCAACGTGCGGAATTTTATTATAcggatttaaaaatacatttacttATCACGCGAATTGTCAATTTCATAGATATTATGCTGACAAATCATTTTATCTTATAACGCGATTACCGACTGCTGCTGAAGAACTGTTGATTAATGCAGAGCAAGTTATGACAATTAAATTAGAGGAGCTGGATGAGGAAGCAGAGACAATGAGAAAGAATGAACAATTATTGTTAGATGACTTAAAAAATACTACTAGCGATTACATTGATGTCAAAATCCATCCTTTTGGTTCTCGGATCACTGGATTAGGATCAAAGAATAGTGATCTTGATATTTTTCTTGATTGTG atgatttatattacaaagGAACTGTTTcggatgatatttcatattaTTTGAAAGAAGTCGAACATTCATTGAAGCAAAATGAGAGCATTTGGACAATTCAAAGAGTAATTACTGATTGTAGAATCCCAATTATCAAATTGGTACATCAACCTACAGGTATTGACTGCGATTTATCTTTCACGAGTGGTCTTACAACTGAAAATACCAAACTAATCAA AATGTATCTTGATAAGTATTCTCTATgcaaaaaactaattttatttataaaagactGGATAAATATATGCAACTTAAGTGGTGAAGATGGAATAAGTAGTTATGCTATCGCTTGGatggtaatttattacttacaaACAAAGTTTATCTTACCAAGTGTTGCGGACTTAATAAAACTTGAAGGAAAGTCATGTATGATCAGCGGCTGGGAAACCGGAGTATCCAAAAGTTTTACTCTATTAGACATCACTAACGATTctagttttaaaaatcttcTTAGAGGTTTCTTTATAATGTGTGCAGGCTTTGATTAcagaaataatatattttgccCACTTCTGGGTCGTCCGATTAGAAAAGTAGATTTTATTGTACCGGCTAGTCTTACAAACCTGCCCGTCGAAATGTTgccttataaaaattatattaaaaaaaataaaaacctcgACGCTTTTCGTTCTGATGCAGCAATATGCGTTCAGGATCCATTTGATTTAAGTCATAATCTTACCAAAGCagttaaaaaatctacaatgCATCGATTCAAAACTTACTGCTCACTGAGTACTCAAAAGTTAATGGACAATAAATAA